The following are encoded in a window of Diorhabda sublineata isolate icDioSubl1.1 chromosome 5, icDioSubl1.1, whole genome shotgun sequence genomic DNA:
- the LOC130444053 gene encoding nose resistant to fluoxetine protein 6-like, which produces MPKMFQLSLLGWLVFLCWCSVGVFGKNEALQIFPPLPVTVSKSTNTVCRDHSDLYMDNLRNFTLWAHEMWDATSKSSAGILRGNVFQMGHFDQCLSANAPFPTQYCLATLTASIPKPKGNRDPFSLYYDPYQSVFQRLYKYDDKSQQSRNVINVGWCVPSSCSILDLEENLNEYLAKTENKFTQRNVTYKAKFNEALCHTKAESQYFDVADICFCLLVFLLAVLVISATICDYSKTVETKKDKLLKKPRSSKFIMAFSARGNFLELNRADESNPALSILYGMRTICIFAIIIDHRFGTFISSAVLNFDFLEYQYRSSMACFLFHGDLFVDSFFILSGLLVVYSLLNQMERYHLRPGFIIILRYIRLTPVYALVIFYYATIFNHTGEGPLWKIVAGADSNDCRQNWWTNLLYINNYVNEDHTCMTHAWYLPCDFHYFIIAIFLVIAIKRNKKFGLGVLFSLLVLSLAIPFAIIMMYQRPGLMHFYPEFLTGPKVYIDFQLTYNKTHTRATPYFVGMFAGYLYYQLKESNKHVCRIKSFTIIFASILIMLICVFSAKVFYDPYHPYNAIEAASYASFHRLGWGIGTVGILYTASFGHATFMKKILSWRPWIPLSKLVYGAYLCHMSFQLRSAGRFMSPRQITYFDVLSLALSDIILSFITAVVLYLLVEAPFRKVFREIMMPSKNTQMKPKNNVTHNNPSAEENMIITNNNNNVQDSRL; this is translated from the exons ATGCCTAAGATGTTTCAGTTGAGTTTATTAGGATGGTTGGTTTTTTTGTGCTGGTGTTCGGTGGGAGTTTTCGGTAAAAATGAAGCTTTACAGATCTTTCCACCCCTTCCGGTAACAGTTTCGAAAAGTACAAATACCGTTTGTAGAGATCACAGTGATTTGTATATGGATAATTTGAGGAATTTTACTTTGTGGGCACACGAAA TGTGGGATGCTACATCAAAATCGTCTGCTGGGATTCTTCGAGGGAATGTGTTTCAAATGGGGCATTTCGATCAGTGTTTATCGGCTAACGCACCGTTTCCAACACAATATTGTCTAGCAACTCTTACAGCTAGTATACCGAAACCAAAAGGAAACAGAGAcccattttctttatattacgATCCATATCAATCTGTATTCCAAAGATTATAC AAATATGATGATAAATCACAACAGTCACGAAACGTTATAAATGTGGGCTGGTGTGTGCCTTCATCTTGTTCAATATTAGATCTTGAAGAAAACCTTAACGAGTACTTagcaaaaacagaaaacaaattCACGCAACGAAACGTCACATATAAAGCAAAATTTAATGAAGCTTTATGCCATACAAAAGCAGAAagtcaatattttgatgtaGCGGATATATGTTTtt GTTTGTTGGTTTTCTTACTAGCAGTTTTGGTAATTTCGGCCACAATATGTGACTATTCCAAAACAGTAGAAACTAAAAAGGACAAACTGCTAAAAA AGCCGCGATCCTCAAAATTCATCATGGCTTTTTCTGCTAGAGGAAATTTTCTTGAATTGAATAGAGCAGACGAATCGAATCCAGCCCTAAGCATCCTCTATGGTATGAGGACTATATGCATATTTGCTATCATAATAGATCACCGTTTCGGAACTTTTATATCATCTGCAGTTCtaaattttgactttttggAATAT cAATACCGTTCATCTATGGCATGCTTCCTCTTCCATGGTGATCTCTTTGTGGACTCCTTCTTCATTCTAAGCGGATTATTAGTAGTTTATAGTCTTTTGAATCAGATGGAGAGATACCATCTACGTCCTggatttataattatattaagatATATCAG ATTAACGCCAGTATATGcccttgttattttttattatgcaaCTATTTTCAACCACACCGGCGAAGGTCCTCTTTGGAAAATTGTGGCGGGAGCAGATTCGAATGACTGCAGACAAAATTGGTGGACTAATTTATTGTACATAAATAATTACGTAAATGAAGATCACACT tgtatgACCCACGCATGGTATTTGCCTTGTGATTTCCACTATTTCATTATAGCTATTTTTCTTGTGATTGctattaaaagaaataagaaattcgGATTGGGAGTACTTTTTTCCCTACTGGTGCTTTCTTTAG CTATACCATTTGCAATTATAATGATGTACCAAAGACCTGGTCTCATGCACTTCTATCCAGAATTTCTTACTGGACCTAAAGTTTATATAGACTTCCAATTGACCTACAATAAAACCCACACCAGAGCCACACCGTATTTCGTTGGTATGTTTGCTGGATATTTATATTATCAGCTTAAAGAATCTAATAAACATGTATGCAGG ATAAAATCGTTCACTATAATTTTTGCCTCGATTTTGATCATGCTAATTTGCGTGTTTAGCGCTAAAGTGTTTTATGATCCTTATCATCCGTACAATGCTATAGAAGCAGCAAGTTATGCATCTTTTCATAGACTTGGTTGGGGAATTGGTACCGTAGGAATTTTATATACGGCGAGCTTCGGACATGctacatttatgaaaaaaattctttcatgGAGACCATGGATTCCTCTTAGTAAACTGGTCTATGGGGCTTATTTATGCCATATGAGCTTTCAGCTTAGGTCTGCGGGAAGATTCATGAGTCCAAGACAAATTACTTACTTTGACGTG CTGAGCTTAGCATTGTCGgacataattttatcttttataacAGCAGTAGTACTATATTTATTGGTTGAAGCACCTTTCAGGAAAGTCTTTAGGGAAATTATGATGCCATCAAAAAATACTCAAATGAAACCCAAAAACAATGTGACGCACAATAATCCTTCAGCtgaagaaaatatgattataacaaataataataataatgtacaAGATAGTAGACTGTAA